One stretch of Aquimarina sp. Aq107 DNA includes these proteins:
- the pdxH gene encoding pyridoxamine 5'-phosphate oxidase, translating to MMYRSDDHNPIEHFQKWFFEVDKSYPEDETNAMILSTKGLDGFPKSRVVLLKKITWEGFIFFTNYNSEKGKAILNDNRVSLSFNWIKSKRQILVLGSAEKLLENMSEGYFESRPEESKLSAWASNQSEVIVSRNVLEERLKKYRIQFKNKEITKPDYWGGYIVKPHYLEFMKQDPIADVISIVNYKITLDYSWQKEVKLKKGGRV from the coding sequence ATGATGTATAGATCAGATGATCACAATCCAATAGAACATTTCCAGAAATGGTTTTTTGAAGTGGATAAATCATATCCAGAAGATGAAACGAACGCCATGATATTATCAACAAAAGGTTTGGATGGCTTTCCTAAAAGCAGGGTAGTATTACTTAAAAAAATTACGTGGGAAGGGTTTATATTTTTCACAAACTACAATAGCGAAAAAGGAAAAGCTATTTTAAATGATAACAGAGTTTCTTTGTCGTTTAACTGGATAAAATCAAAGCGTCAGATACTAGTTTTAGGGAGTGCAGAGAAGCTTTTAGAAAATATGTCGGAAGGATATTTCGAATCTCGTCCAGAAGAGAGTAAACTAAGTGCTTGGGCATCTAATCAAAGTGAAGTAATCGTTTCTCGAAATGTATTAGAGGAACGTTTGAAAAAATATAGAATTCAATTTAAAAATAAAGAAATTACTAAACCGGATTATTGGGGTGGATATATTGTAAAGCCACACTATTTAGAATTTATGAAACAAGATCCGATAGCAGATGTTATCAGTATCGTTAATTATAAAATAACATTGGACTATAGTTGGCAAAAAGAAGTAAAGTTAAAAAAAGGGGGTAGGGTTTAG
- a CDS encoding heavy metal translocating P-type ATPase metal-binding domain-containing protein: protein MIESTCYHCGNDCDGLGITYDQKTFCCNGCKTVYDIFSSNNLDCYYDLQSAPGNIPKEIEKKYDYLDASSIAERLIEFSDDTTVISTLYIPDIHCSSCIWVLENLHKLEPSIINSQVNFLKKTVRITFNKEKSSLKKVVILLNSIGYEPYISLDDYSEGKKKNVRSLIYKLGIAGFAFGNVMFLSFPEYFEVSEYWLEQYKQVFRWLMFAFSLPVVFYAAKDYFISAYKGLKSKILNIDVPIALGIAVLFLRSTSEIIFDLGTGFFDSLTGLVFFLLLGKFFQQKTYSFLSFERDYKSYFPIAVTRLVHTKNNKKYTEEGIQVYDIKEGDRLLIRNGELIPVDAILIKGEARIDYSFVTGESESVPKRSGDKLFAGGKQLYGAIEIEATKTIEQSYLTSLWSNDVFKKDKSIGFTNLTDTVSKYFTVIILSIAIITTVFWFFIDINKAINVFTAVLIIACPCALALARPFALGNMLRIFGKNKFYLKNADVIEQLAQMDSIIFDKTGTITTNTESNIEYQGIELTSEEESLLKNSLRASNHPLSRALYKILEDHDIYTLDEYQEHIGKGIEGKIDESTIKIGSSNFVGNNQFSETQNTNVHVSANDEYKGRYIFHNQYRKNIRNVFDILNSGYKLSILSGDNEGEREHLEQTLPENTVLLFNQKPDDKLDHIKSLQELGQKVIMIGDGLNDAGALAQSNVGIAISENVNVFSPACDAILDASQFDKIPQYLMISKKTMRVIKSSFILSFLYNIIGLYFAVTGQLSPIVAAILMPLSSISVIIYVTILTNYIGRKIKLKE, encoded by the coding sequence ATGATAGAATCTACATGTTATCATTGTGGAAACGATTGTGATGGATTAGGAATTACATATGATCAGAAAACATTCTGCTGCAATGGCTGTAAGACGGTATATGATATTTTTTCGAGTAATAATTTAGATTGTTATTATGATCTGCAATCCGCACCTGGTAATATTCCTAAAGAGATTGAAAAAAAATATGATTATCTCGATGCGTCTTCTATTGCAGAAAGATTAATAGAGTTTAGTGATGATACTACAGTAATTAGTACGCTTTATATTCCTGATATACATTGTAGTTCTTGTATTTGGGTTTTAGAGAATTTACATAAACTAGAACCTTCTATTATTAATTCACAGGTCAATTTTCTAAAGAAGACAGTTCGGATCACCTTTAATAAAGAAAAATCATCCCTAAAAAAAGTTGTCATACTTCTTAATTCAATTGGTTATGAACCATATATCAGCCTGGATGATTATTCAGAAGGTAAAAAGAAGAATGTCAGAAGTTTAATATACAAGTTAGGGATTGCTGGATTTGCATTTGGTAATGTTATGTTTTTATCCTTTCCTGAGTATTTTGAGGTATCAGAATATTGGTTAGAACAGTATAAACAGGTATTCCGTTGGCTAATGTTTGCCTTCTCGTTACCGGTTGTTTTCTATGCAGCTAAGGATTATTTTATTTCTGCATATAAAGGACTAAAATCTAAAATATTGAATATAGATGTACCTATAGCGTTGGGTATTGCAGTACTTTTTCTACGAAGCACTTCTGAAATTATATTTGATTTGGGAACTGGCTTTTTTGATAGTTTGACTGGGTTGGTGTTTTTCCTATTGTTAGGTAAATTTTTTCAACAGAAAACCTATTCTTTTCTGTCTTTTGAAAGAGATTATAAATCCTATTTTCCAATTGCAGTTACCAGATTAGTTCATACTAAAAACAATAAAAAATATACTGAAGAGGGTATTCAGGTGTATGATATCAAAGAAGGTGATAGATTGCTTATACGTAATGGAGAATTAATACCAGTAGATGCTATATTAATTAAAGGAGAGGCAAGGATCGATTATAGCTTTGTAACCGGAGAAAGCGAATCAGTTCCTAAAAGATCTGGTGATAAGCTCTTTGCAGGAGGCAAGCAATTATATGGAGCTATAGAAATTGAAGCGACAAAAACTATAGAGCAAAGTTATCTTACGAGTTTATGGAGTAATGATGTATTTAAAAAAGATAAGTCTATCGGTTTTACTAACCTAACAGATACTGTTAGTAAATATTTCACAGTTATTATTTTGAGCATTGCTATAATCACAACGGTTTTTTGGTTCTTTATTGATATCAATAAAGCTATTAATGTTTTTACTGCTGTTTTGATTATTGCTTGTCCTTGTGCATTAGCCCTAGCTAGACCTTTTGCTTTGGGAAATATGTTGAGGATTTTTGGAAAAAATAAATTTTATTTGAAGAATGCAGATGTAATAGAGCAATTAGCTCAAATGGATAGCATAATATTTGACAAAACAGGAACTATTACAACTAATACTGAAAGTAATATTGAGTATCAAGGAATCGAGTTAACTTCTGAAGAAGAATCATTGCTTAAGAATAGTCTAAGAGCATCTAATCATCCGCTAAGTAGAGCATTGTATAAAATATTAGAAGATCACGATATATATACGCTTGATGAATATCAGGAGCACATAGGAAAAGGAATTGAAGGTAAGATAGATGAAAGTACGATTAAGATAGGTTCTTCAAACTTCGTTGGGAATAATCAATTTTCAGAAACACAAAACACCAATGTGCACGTAAGTGCGAATGATGAATACAAAGGGAGATATATTTTTCATAATCAATACAGAAAAAATATTAGAAATGTTTTTGATATTCTTAATAGTGGATATAAACTATCTATCCTATCTGGTGATAATGAAGGAGAAAGAGAACATTTGGAGCAAACACTTCCGGAAAATACGGTATTACTATTTAACCAAAAACCAGATGATAAATTAGATCATATTAAATCCTTGCAGGAGTTAGGGCAAAAAGTAATTATGATAGGTGATGGCCTTAATGATGCAGGTGCTTTGGCACAAAGTAATGTAGGGATTGCTATTTCCGAAAATGTGAATGTTTTTTCTCCAGCCTGTGATGCTATTTTAGATGCTTCGCAATTTGATAAAATTCCGCAGTATTTAATGATTTCTAAAAAGACAATGAGGGTCATTAAGTCGAGTTTTATTTTATCTTTCTTGTACAATATTATAGGGTTGTATTTTGCTGTTACTGGACAACTATCACCCATTGTAGCAGCTATACTAATGCCGTTAAGTTCTATTTCTGTGATTATTTATGTAACTATTTTAACCAATTATATCGGAAGAAAGATAAAACTCAAGGAATGA
- a CDS encoding universal stress protein: MKNILLPTDFSDNSWNAIDYATELFKDEDCTFFLLNIYSQIIYESIHVSDIPSKRSIENTVKTNAITNLEHVKKTFIHTSPNQKHQFEIIALFGSLIEAVEEVVKSKKIDLIVMGTKGATGTKEVFMGSNTVRVINTIKSCPVLAIPKNFTLISKPSEITFATDFTHFYSKEELQPIIEFAKSFDAIIRIVYIQQQEGSLTEEQKFNLSMLQKYFKDITYYQHSLTKSESISKSIKVFTKELDVYLLAMLNYAHGFMDKLTREPVIKKMAFHTQIPLLVIPESGMSTAYSKTIKKTSKLEGIE; encoded by the coding sequence ATGAAAAATATTTTATTACCAACAGATTTTTCGGACAATTCTTGGAACGCTATTGATTATGCTACAGAACTATTTAAGGATGAAGACTGTACTTTTTTTTTACTAAATATATATAGTCAGATTATTTATGAATCAATACACGTTTCTGATATCCCTTCTAAACGTAGTATTGAAAATACTGTGAAAACAAATGCTATAACCAATCTAGAGCACGTAAAAAAAACCTTTATACATACCAGTCCCAATCAAAAACATCAATTCGAAATCATAGCCTTATTTGGATCCTTAATAGAAGCTGTAGAAGAGGTTGTGAAATCTAAAAAAATAGATCTCATTGTTATGGGAACTAAAGGCGCAACGGGGACAAAAGAAGTATTTATGGGTAGTAATACGGTTCGGGTTATCAATACTATCAAAAGTTGTCCAGTATTAGCCATTCCTAAAAATTTTACACTTATTTCTAAACCATCAGAAATTACATTCGCCACAGATTTTACTCATTTTTATAGTAAAGAAGAACTTCAGCCCATAATAGAGTTCGCAAAATCTTTTGATGCGATTATTAGAATTGTTTATATACAGCAACAAGAAGGTTCCTTAACAGAGGAGCAAAAGTTCAATCTTAGTATGCTTCAAAAATATTTTAAAGACATTACCTATTACCAACATAGCTTGACAAAAAGTGAATCCATTTCAAAATCAATAAAAGTATTCACTAAAGAGCTAGATGTCTATCTACTTGCTATGCTAAATTACGCTCATGGCTTTATGGATAAGCTTACGAGAGAACCTGTAATAAAAAAAATGGCATTCCATACACAAATACCTTTATTAGTAATTCCTGAATCAGGCATGAGTACAGCCTATAGCAAAACAATAAAAAAGACCTCTAAACTAGAAGGAATAGAATAG
- a CDS encoding universal stress protein codes for MRKILIPTDFSENAMNAIRYAVELFKYEKSEFLIFHAYADEVYDHNKLASRLDLEELKKKTLDNSDSTLAKILFELQMISPNPRHTYKTLSIFGTLIDEANELVEQENIDIIIMGTKGKTDDRDITFGSNTLQVLKYVKSPVLVIPEVCKYEQPRNILFPTDYMLPYKRRELKLLSTLTKSFRSTINFLHVSKYEKLSIRQEDNKEFIRESLPDTEVLFHTVDDKNITKAINLFIKENKINLLVMVNSRHSYLECVLYQSTIDKIGLHIKIPFLTLQNLQRN; via the coding sequence ATGAGAAAAATATTAATCCCTACAGATTTTTCAGAAAATGCAATGAATGCGATTCGATATGCAGTCGAGCTATTTAAGTATGAAAAAAGTGAATTTTTAATCTTTCATGCCTATGCAGATGAAGTATATGATCATAACAAACTAGCTTCTCGTTTGGATTTAGAAGAATTGAAAAAAAAGACACTCGATAATTCTGATTCAACATTAGCCAAAATACTATTTGAACTGCAGATGATTTCTCCAAACCCAAGACATACTTATAAAACTTTATCAATTTTTGGAACACTCATCGATGAAGCTAATGAACTCGTGGAACAAGAAAATATCGATATCATTATTATGGGTACCAAAGGCAAAACAGATGATCGTGACATCACCTTTGGGAGTAACACTTTACAAGTACTTAAATATGTAAAAAGCCCCGTATTAGTAATACCTGAAGTTTGTAAATACGAGCAACCAAGAAACATTCTCTTCCCAACGGATTATATGTTACCCTATAAAAGACGAGAATTAAAACTACTTAGCACATTGACTAAAAGTTTTAGATCTACAATTAATTTTTTGCACGTATCTAAGTATGAGAAACTATCTATTAGACAAGAAGATAATAAAGAATTTATAAGAGAAAGCTTACCAGATACGGAGGTGTTATTTCATACTGTCGATGACAAAAATATTACTAAGGCTATTAATTTATTTATTAAAGAAAATAAAATCAACCTATTAGTAATGGTAAACTCCAGACATTCATACCTGGAATGTGTATTATATCAATCCACTATCGACAAGATCGGATTACACATAAAAATACCTTTTCTAACCTTGCAAAATTTACAACGAAATTAA
- a CDS encoding universal stress protein yields the protein MKRILLPTDFSDNAYNAIRYAMQFFRNEECTFYLLHTFTPASYTIGYLIENPMPYGLEDIAMMNSNKEIEHIETKAKEEFNNPKHSFERISAFNMLINEIKDTVDRYDIDLIVMGTKGTTGAKEIFIGTHTMYTIKNVTCPVLAVPSGFEFEEPKEILFPTDYYLSPTNKYIPFIKEICNNHTSRLHVLNAYYGIPLNQNQENIKDFIDTYFTDNAHIFHISDGMDVIEAIEDFQKMNIINMLVMVHNKHSFFENLLFKPVINQIAHHANIPFLIIPSEKRIGTDKKNSQNRKKENQDMVVE from the coding sequence ATGAAACGGATTCTATTACCAACTGATTTTTCTGATAACGCATATAATGCGATACGATATGCCATGCAATTTTTCAGAAATGAAGAATGCACATTTTATCTACTTCACACCTTTACACCAGCATCGTATACTATTGGATATCTTATAGAAAATCCAATGCCATATGGATTGGAAGATATCGCAATGATGAACTCTAATAAAGAGATCGAACATATTGAAACTAAAGCAAAAGAGGAGTTCAATAATCCAAAACATAGTTTTGAAAGAATTTCTGCTTTCAATATGTTAATCAATGAGATTAAAGATACTGTAGATCGCTATGATATTGATTTAATAGTAATGGGAACCAAGGGGACAACAGGGGCCAAAGAGATATTTATAGGAACTCATACCATGTATACCATCAAAAATGTAACATGTCCTGTATTAGCAGTACCTTCTGGTTTCGAATTTGAAGAACCAAAAGAAATTCTGTTCCCTACAGATTATTACCTTAGTCCAACTAACAAATATATTCCTTTTATAAAAGAGATATGCAATAACCACACTTCAAGACTCCATGTACTTAATGCATATTATGGGATTCCTTTAAATCAAAATCAAGAAAATATAAAAGATTTTATAGATACCTATTTTACAGACAATGCACATATTTTTCATATTTCCGATGGTATGGATGTTATAGAAGCAATTGAAGATTTCCAAAAAATGAATATCATAAATATGCTAGTTATGGTGCATAACAAGCATTCCTTTTTTGAGAACTTATTGTTTAAACCTGTTATCAATCAAATTGCACATCACGCAAATATCCCTTTTTTAATAATTCCTTCAGAAAAAAGAATAGGAACAGATAAAAAAAATAGCCAAAACAGAAAAAAGGAGAATCAAGATATGGT